The following are encoded in a window of Esox lucius isolate fEsoLuc1 chromosome 14, fEsoLuc1.pri, whole genome shotgun sequence genomic DNA:
- the si:ch211-202f5.2 gene encoding uncharacterized protein si:ch211-202f5.2, which yields MDEEEEAPVPDAPDFPAPEAPVNGPVSWAPGEAPDLGTSAEALYLEPPAEAPDSETSAEAPDLEATIEAPGAETIADAPDLEPTIEAPDLESIAEALVLETPAEAPDTEAPVGTPVDVCVEAGEVQTTRESRKLDCIICYSAFNLTERLPRKLHCGHTFCQACLRRLDTILNEQMWIPCPQCRQNTPLPRSGATALDLDLAAFLGVKADLDNQRSSPQQGRRELGSQLEHKPSFGKQSIIEPPQATWHHGGLAEPRFHRSPCCRRFFCCWWCC from the exons atggatgaagaggaggaagcCCCAGTGCCTGATGCCCCAGACTTTCCTGCCCCAGAGGCTCCAGTAAATGGACCTGTCTCATGGGCCCCAGGAGAGGCCCCTGACTTAGGTACCTCAGCAGAGGCCCTTTATTTAGAGCCACCAGCAGAGGCCCCTGACTCAGAAACCTCGGCAGAGGCACCTGATTTAGAGGCCACAATAGAGGCCCCTGGTGCAGAGACCATAGCAGACGCCCCTGATTTAGAGCCCACAATAGAGGCCCCTGACTTAGAGTCTATAGCAGAGGCCCTTGTTTTAGAGACCCCAGCAGAGGCTCCTGACACAGAGGCTCCAGTAGGTACtccagtggatgtgtgtgtggaggccggagaggttcagacaaccagaGAGAGCCGTAAACTAGACTGTATCATCTGCTACTCTGCCTTCAACTTGACTGAAAGGCTGCCACGCAAGCTCCACTGCGGCCACACTTTCTGCCAGGCTTGCCTAAGACGCCTTGATACTATCCTCAATGAGCAG ATGTGGATCCCCTGTCCACAGTGCAGGCAGAACACCCCCCTGCCACGCAGCGGCGCTACAGCCCTGGACCTCGACCTGGCAGCCTTCCTGGGGGTCAAAGCAGACTTGGACAACCAGAGGTCCAGCCCCCAGCAGGGCAGAAGGGAACTAGGCTCCCAACTGGAGCACAAGCCTTCCTTTGGGAAGCAGTCCATCATAGAACCACCTCAGGCCACATGGCATCACGGGGGACTGGCTGAGCCTCGTTTCCACAGAAGCCCCTGCTGCAGGCGCTTCTTCTGCTGCTGGTGGTGCTGCTAG